TATCCATTTCTGGCAGGAGTCCAAAATCATCCAGGAGCCAACATGGCCCTGGGAGTTCATTCAGATCGGCAACTGCGGTTCCCCCCTGGAAACCGATAAAGGCTGGATCGTGCTCACCCACGGTGTCGGGCCCATGCGGCAGTATTGCATCGGCGCCATACTGCTCGATCTTGAAGACCCGGCAAAAATCATCGCCCGCCTTCAAGAGCCGTTACTTGCACCGCGTGAGGAAGAGCGCGAGGGGTATGTCCCCAATGTTGTCTATACCTGCGGCGCGATTTTCCACAATAGCGACCTGGTCATTCCCTACGGCATGTCTGATATTACATGCGGCATAGCAACTGTTAATGTAAGCGAACTAATTGACTGCATGCACACGGTAGCTTGAACACTGGGACGACTTTGCACAAAGGTCAGACAGTCAAGATTGTACTACAAATGCTTCATGCTTTTCTTTCAACCAGTTTTTGGAAAGGAACGCTTTTTTGTTGAACGATGCCTCGAAGAAGTCTTCCTAGGATATCGGCACCCGTAATGACCCGTTTTTGTTCACCCCATACCAAAATGATATCTTCATCAATGACATCATCGTCCGGTCCCTCCGCATGGACTTTCAAACGGGGTATGGTTTCTCCTAAACGTGCCGTGGTATCTCTGACAATGATAGGACGGTGACAGTGAAGATAGGGAAAAGGTCGAAGCTCAAACAACGCAGACCTTAGAAAGCCGTCTGAATCCAGAACCGTTCT
This is a stretch of genomic DNA from Deltaproteobacteria bacterium. It encodes these proteins:
- a CDS encoding glycosidase: ILPQLIETKDFIKFKVITLNGKAVKNKGMALFPRKIDGSYVMLSRQDGENSHIMFSDNIHFWQESKIIQEPTWPWEFIQIGNCGSPLETDKGWIVLTHGVGPMRQYCIGAILLDLEDPAKIIARLQEPLLAPREEEREGYVPNVVYTCGAIFHNSDLVIPYGMSDITCGIATVNVSELIDCMHTVA